In the Methanomassiliicoccales archaeon genome, one interval contains:
- a CDS encoding AsnC family transcriptional regulator has translation MDRSDLRLINLLVHDPRATYRDLADELEVSVQAVHRRVQQMIEEKIILGFSATISSSYLEAVPVTICGRSHRRTREETIKALEGSDLVSSVLFGSGGIVHVYCTLRRSSELDGLFEFVRNAALLKDAWIGLEAVPRSGKEPATIHDEPLTPLDRRVISSLVKDGRKASAEVAKELGVTAATVNRRLDRLNRIGAIEYAVALHPGFSGDIVSIISIELVEGSDRGAKIAAMRNSLGATVDYYRTFSNVPGMFTCVSWTKTLKDLEMLTNDILKDSDVLKAVPDIIFTGWYHSNWKDIMAMDVTHPKGQ, from the coding sequence ATGGACAGGAGCGACCTCCGTCTCATCAATCTCTTGGTACACGATCCAAGGGCCACCTATAGGGACCTGGCGGACGAGCTCGAGGTCTCTGTGCAGGCGGTACATCGTCGCGTTCAGCAGATGATCGAGGAGAAGATAATATTGGGATTCTCAGCGACCATCTCCTCCTCCTATCTGGAGGCGGTGCCGGTGACCATCTGCGGGCGGTCCCATCGCCGTACCCGCGAGGAGACGATCAAGGCCCTGGAAGGGAGCGATCTCGTCTCCAGTGTGCTTTTTGGCAGCGGGGGCATCGTCCATGTCTATTGCACGCTGCGTCGGAGCAGCGAGCTGGACGGGCTTTTCGAGTTCGTAAGGAACGCCGCGCTCCTAAAGGACGCGTGGATCGGCTTGGAGGCCGTTCCAAGATCGGGAAAGGAACCGGCCACCATACACGATGAGCCGCTGACCCCCTTGGACAGACGCGTGATCTCCTCCCTGGTCAAGGACGGAAGGAAGGCATCGGCCGAAGTGGCGAAGGAACTGGGGGTCACGGCGGCCACGGTGAACAGGCGCTTGGACCGTTTGAACAGGATCGGGGCCATCGAATACGCGGTCGCGCTCCACCCTGGTTTCTCCGGGGATATAGTGTCGATCATCAGCATAGAACTGGTCGAGGGATCGGACCGGGGAGCTAAGATCGCGGCCATGAGGAACTCGCTGGGGGCCACGGTCGATTACTATCGGACGTTCAGCAATGTTCCGGGGATGTTCACCTGCGTCTCCTGGACCAAGACGCTGAAGGACCTGGAGATGCTCACGAACGATATTTTGAAGGACAGCGATGTGCTCAAGGCGGTGCCGGACATCATATTCACCGGTTGGTACCACTCCAATTGGAAGGATATCATGGCGATGGACGTCACCCATCCCAAAGGTCAGTAG
- a CDS encoding NAD(P)H-dependent oxidoreductase, translating into MKVLVIMGSPRKEGTGSRAVKAIESRLATHGPVQLEVLRLKDANLGQCRGCFQCISRGEELCPMRKEIVAVEEMIEAADGVILVSPGYVQNVSGLMKNFMDRIAYTNHRPRFFGKKVMIVANGGSGLAKTLDALRIAIGGPEVVSELEYTQLPWPMQERSIVKRRADLEKAVDKFYKALQVKDMRPSFNNYMRFLFLKGASVEAKEWLPADHEFYRDLDRYYYDVDVGMGMRIKASLLMPVAKFFMRGMAPQRDGADGSDR; encoded by the coding sequence GTGAAAGTACTGGTGATAATGGGCAGCCCCCGGAAGGAGGGGACCGGGTCCAGGGCAGTAAAGGCGATCGAGAGCAGGCTGGCAACGCATGGGCCGGTCCAACTTGAGGTCCTGAGGCTGAAGGATGCGAACCTGGGGCAGTGCAGAGGCTGCTTCCAGTGCATTAGCAGGGGCGAGGAACTGTGTCCGATGAGAAAGGAGATCGTCGCCGTCGAGGAAATGATCGAGGCCGCGGACGGAGTGATACTGGTATCCCCCGGCTACGTGCAGAACGTCAGCGGTCTGATGAAGAACTTCATGGACCGTATCGCCTACACCAATCATCGTCCCCGCTTCTTCGGGAAGAAGGTCATGATAGTGGCGAACGGAGGGTCGGGGCTGGCGAAGACATTGGACGCGCTCCGGATAGCGATCGGAGGTCCTGAGGTCGTCAGCGAGCTGGAATACACGCAGCTCCCCTGGCCGATGCAGGAAAGATCGATAGTGAAGCGCCGGGCGGACCTCGAAAAGGCGGTCGACAAATTCTATAAGGCCCTGCAGGTCAAGGACATGAGACCCAGTTTCAACAATTACATGCGTTTCCTCTTCTTAAAGGGCGCATCGGTCGAAGCGAAGGAATGGCTGCCCGCCGATCACGAGTTCTATAGGGACCTGGACCGCTACTATTATGATGTGGACGTCGGGATGGGAATGAGGATCAAGGCGTCGTTGCTCATGCCCGTGGCGAAGTTCTTCATGAGGGGCATGGCCCCCCAAAGGGATGGTGCCGATGGCAGTGATCGATGA
- a CDS encoding HEPN domain-containing protein has translation MAKVAVTYGLWLIQDDNMKEAFVLKGKWWTPAYPDNVITGDMNFDPSKGAILNLGGMLRESDTCAIPFKIVLGETVDGRAITLIGSSGIWLEHPYRIVDDGEPDVPTCSALCADVLVIGKHYGSQEEIEFKGLTIDLSYLTDWVKGMEPGPAPSLPRALALDCDIGVIGKLIIGSEGDGSCRLTMDLNNEIGLDQGIEMVRQLRNLMALFMHRSTHEVRVWGAVGRGADDDGSKMKVEVFYPSFANDREANPLELEDMLLPLSSIGADMGNMVSKWFAINENMTQVLDLYFAASQSAELFQATRFLMYMQAIEAYHRHRYRNFEVEPEEHRRRVAVILESIPEQYREWMRDGLEYSNEPSHGQRLKEIYDDLRETMDEFVDDRKKFVFQLTRTRNHLTHLEGNGDDMVLKGSDLVLATMRLRLMLELCLLKELGIERDRMRNAVMRNTMFSQIRI, from the coding sequence TTGGCCAAGGTCGCAGTTACCTACGGCTTATGGCTCATACAGGATGATAACATGAAGGAAGCGTTCGTTCTCAAAGGAAAATGGTGGACCCCTGCCTACCCGGACAATGTCATCACCGGAGATATGAACTTCGACCCGTCCAAGGGCGCCATCCTGAACCTGGGCGGGATGCTCAGGGAGAGCGATACCTGCGCCATACCCTTCAAGATCGTGCTCGGGGAGACCGTTGACGGAAGGGCGATAACCCTGATCGGATCGAGCGGCATCTGGTTGGAGCACCCCTACCGCATCGTGGATGACGGTGAGCCGGACGTCCCTACCTGCTCCGCCCTCTGCGCTGACGTACTGGTGATCGGAAAGCACTATGGCTCGCAGGAAGAGATCGAGTTCAAAGGATTGACCATCGATCTCTCCTATCTTACGGACTGGGTAAAGGGGATGGAACCTGGACCGGCGCCTTCTCTGCCAAGGGCGCTCGCACTTGATTGCGACATAGGTGTCATCGGAAAGCTGATCATCGGGTCCGAGGGCGACGGCTCCTGCCGATTGACCATGGACCTCAATAACGAAATAGGCCTTGACCAGGGGATCGAGATGGTGCGCCAGCTGCGCAATCTGATGGCGCTGTTCATGCACCGGTCGACCCACGAGGTGAGGGTCTGGGGCGCCGTTGGAAGAGGTGCGGACGATGACGGTTCGAAAATGAAGGTGGAGGTCTTCTATCCATCCTTCGCCAACGATCGGGAGGCGAACCCGCTGGAACTTGAGGACATGCTCCTGCCATTGAGCAGCATCGGGGCGGACATGGGGAACATGGTATCCAAATGGTTCGCCATCAACGAGAACATGACGCAGGTCCTGGACCTCTATTTCGCCGCCTCGCAGAGCGCCGAGCTGTTCCAGGCGACCCGTTTCCTGATGTACATGCAGGCCATCGAAGCCTACCACCGTCACCGCTACCGCAATTTCGAAGTGGAACCGGAGGAGCACCGGAGACGCGTGGCGGTCATTCTGGAAAGCATACCTGAGCAGTACCGGGAGTGGATGAGGGACGGGTTGGAGTACAGCAATGAGCCTTCCCACGGTCAGCGGCTGAAAGAGATCTATGATGATCTTCGTGAAACCATGGACGAGTTCGTGGACGATAGGAAGAAGTTCGTTTTCCAGCTCACCCGGACCAGGAACCATCTGACACATTTGGAGGGCAACGGTGATGACATGGTCCTGAAAGGAAGCGATCTGGTGTTGGCGACGATGCGGCTACGATTGATGCTGGAGCTGTGCCTGCTCAAGGAGCTTGGCATCGAGCGGGACCGGATGCGGAACGCGGTGATGAGGAACACCATGTTCTCCCAGATAAGGATCTGA